The Candidatus Eisenbacteria bacterium genome contains the following window.
ACAGCATTCCCGGGGTGGACGCGCTTCGATATTCCGTGACCTTCCGCACCCTTCGCGACGCCGGATGATCGTCCACCTCGTCGACGGCACGTACGAGCTCTTCCGCCACTTCTACGGGCTTCGCCGCTTCCACAAGGGACCCGACCGACCGTACGGCGCCGTGACGGGCGTGCTCGGCACGGTGCTCGAGATGATCGAAGGCGGGGCGACGCACCTCGGCGTCGCGACCGATCACGTCATCGAGTCCTTCCGGAACGAGCTATGGGACGGGTACAAGACCGGGGAGGGGGTCGAGCGGGCCCTCCTCGCGCAGTTCCACCCGCTGGAGGAAGCGCTCGCAGCCATGGGTGTCGCGGTCTGGCCCATGGTCGAGCTGGAGGCGGACGACGCGCTCGCATCGGCGGCGCACCGCGCGGCGCGCGACAAGCGCGTGGAGAAGGTCTGCATCTGGACGCCGGACAAGGACCTCGCGCAGTGCGTCCAGGGGGATCGCGTCGTGCAGGTGGATCGAAGAACGAAGAACATCCGGAACCAGGCCGGGGTCGTCGAGAAGTTCGGCGTGGAGCCCGCGCTGATCGCCGACTATCTGGCTCTCGTGGGCGACACCGCGGACGGGTTTCCGGGTCTGCCGGGAATCGGGCCGGCCGGGGCCGCGCGGCTCCTTCGCGCGCACGGTCCCCTCGAGCGATTCCCCGAGGAGGTGCTCGGCGCAAAGCGCGAGATGGCGCTCCTCTTCAAGACGCTGGCCACGCTTCGTACGGACGCTCCCC
Protein-coding sequences here:
- a CDS encoding 5'-3' exonuclease H3TH domain-containing protein gives rise to the protein MIVHLVDGTYELFRHFYGLRRFHKGPDRPYGAVTGVLGTVLEMIEGGATHLGVATDHVIESFRNELWDGYKTGEGVERALLAQFHPLEEALAAMGVAVWPMVELEADDALASAAHRAARDKRVEKVCIWTPDKDLAQCVQGDRVVQVDRRTKNIRNQAGVVEKFGVEPALIADYLALVGDTADGFPGLPGIGPAGAARLLRAHGPLERFPEEVLGAKREMALLFKTLATLRTDAPLFRRVDELRWMGPTGSFAGWAERMEAPRLLERANKALAKIT